In Solanum lycopersicum chromosome 5, SLM_r2.1, the following are encoded in one genomic region:
- the LOC101249358 gene encoding glycosyltransferase BC10 — MKKQNQNSIAMAIKSFNTPINIINLFSSFFLFACGITCGIIFTFYFKNFSVNLQVINGQILNFSSFNSQSLSPPPPPASSSSRSIIPRLGLNEYIKPINVEHDMSDEELLWRSSMVPKVKDFPFKIQPKVAFMFLTRGPILLSPLWELFFKGNEGFYSIYIHSNPSYNQSQVDESSIFHGRRIPSKEVEWGKINMVEAEKRLLANALVDISNQRFVLLSEACIPLFNFSTIYTHLMNSTKNFVETYDLPGPVGRGRYHPRMSPTIKLAQWRKGSQWFEMDRDLALEVVSDQTYFSVFKKHCKGSCYADEHFLPTFVSMKFEKRNTGRTLTWVDWSKGGPHPTRFYRSDISVEFLKKLRSESSCEYNGEKTSICHLFARKFTPHALSRLLIFAPKVMQFNH; from the exons atgaagaaacaaaatcaaaactCCATAGCAATGGCTATTAAATCATTCAACACtccaataaatattataaatctcttttcttcttttttcttatttgctTGTGGTATAACATGTGgtattattttcactttttatttcaaaaacttTAGTGTTAACTTACAAGTCATCAATGgtcaaattttaaacttttcttcttttaattcaCAATCGttatcaccaccaccaccaccagcatcatcatcatcgcgATCGATAATTCCTCGATTAGGGTTGAATGAGTATATCAAGCCAATTAATGTTGAACATGATATGAGTGATGAAGAGTTGTTATGGAGAAGTTCAATGGTGCCAAAAGTTAAAGATTTTCCATTTAAAATACAACCAAAAGTGGCTTTCATGTTTTTAACAAGAGGGCCAATTTTGTTATCACCACTTTGGGAGCTATTTTTTAAAGGAAATGAAggattttattcaatttatatacaTTCTAATCCTTCTTATAATCAATCACAAGTTGATGAAAGTTCTATTTTTCATGGAAGGAGAATCCCTAGCAAG GAAGTTGAATGGGGCAAAATAAATATGGTTGAGGCTGAAAAAAGATTACTGGCAAATGCCCTTGTCGATATCTCTAATCAAAGATTTGTTCTTCTCTCTGAGGCATGTATTCCCTTGTTCAATTTCTCCACTATCTACACTCACCTAATGAACTCGACGAAAAATTTCGTCGAGACTTATGATCTGCCTGGCCCAGTGGGCCGGGGTCGGTACCATCCACGGATGAGCCCGACGATCAAACTTGCGCAATGGAGAAAAGGTTCTCAGTGGTTCGAAATGGACAGAGATCTCGCTTTAGAGGTTGTTTCGGACCAGACGTATTTCTCGGTTTTCAAGAAACACTGTAAGGGCTCGTGCTATGCTGATGAACATTTTTTACCAACTTTCGTAAGCATGAAATTCGAAAAGAGGAATACGGGTCGAACTTTGACTTGGGTCGATTGGTCCAAGGGCGGGCCCCACCCGACCCGTTTTTATAGGTCGGATATAAGTGTGGAGTTTTTGAAAAAACTTAGGAGTGAGAGTAGTTGTGAGTACAATGGTGAGAAGACAAGTATTTGTCATTTGTTTGCAAGGAAATTTACACCACATGCTTTGAGTAGATTATTGATTTTTGCACCAAAGGTGATGCAATTTAACCATTAA
- the LOC101249916 gene encoding glycosyltransferase BC10-like isoform X3, with amino-acid sequence MEELNDVWHSMNDEELMWRASMVPQIKKYPFNRIPRVAFLFLTRGRLPLAPLWEMFFKGHKGLFSIYIHTSPDFNYEPPPSSVFYKRRIPSQAVQWGRSTMIDAERRLLANALLDISNERFILLSESCIPLFNFTTIYTYLTNSDQSFLGSFDDPRKIGRGRYNKRMYPNITLFDWRKGSQWFEIHRELAVKIVSDVLYYPVFKNHCVPPCYMDEHYLPTLVNKVCPGLTSNRSVTWVDWSAGGSHPMTFLKKDVTEEFLKSVGSELNCSYNGKMSSICFLFGRKFHPSTLQPLLRIAPKLLGFG; translated from the exons ATGGAGGAGTTGAATGATGTTTGGCACTCGATGAACGATGAAGAACTTATGTGGAGAGCTTCAATGGTACCTCAAATCAAGAAGTACCCGTTTAATCGAATCCCAAGAGTGGCATTCTTGTTCTTAACAAGGGGTAGATTGCCATTGGCACCTCTTTGGGAGATGTTCTTTAAAGGACATAAAGGGTTGTTCTCAATATACATTCATACTTCACCTGATTTCAACTATGAACCTCCTCCATCATCTGTGTTTTATAAAAGAAGGATCCCTAGCCAG GCTGTGCAATGGGGAAGATCAACTATGATTGATGCAGAGAGAAGACTCTTAGCAAATGCACTTTTAGACATTTCCAATGAAAGATTCATATTACTCTCTGAATCATGCATTCCTCTGTTTAATTTCACAACCATCTACACTTACCTCACAAATTCTGACCAAAGTTTCCTCGGATCATTTGATGATCCGAGGAAAATAGGTCGTGGTAGGTACAACAAACGTATGTACCCGAACATAACACTTTTCGATTGGAGAAAAGGTTCACAATGGTTTGAAATACATCGCGAACTTGCAGTAAAAATAGTCTCTGATGTGTTGTATTACCCTGTTTTTAAGAACCATTGTGTGCCACCATGTTACATGGATGAACATTATTTACCTACATTGGTGAATAAAGTTTGTCCGGGATTAACGTCAAATCGGAGCGTTACGTGGGTTGATTGGTCAGCTGGTGGTTCGCACCcgatgacatttttgaagaaagATGTGACAGAGGAGTTTTTGAAAAGTGTTGGGAGTGAGTTGAATTGTAGTTATAATGGAAAAATGAGttcaatttgttttctttttgggaGGAAATTTCATCCTAGTACTTTGCAACCTTTACTTAGGATTGCACCAAAGTTGCTTGGTTTTGgttga
- the LOC101249916 gene encoding glycosyltransferase BC10-like isoform X1: MSFHLGTTIVLTLFVSFSALLLGLFINYQFNKIVVYEDFYLPHQSPIYNLSISTHLVCNSSSSDSSSNRTMEELNDVWHSMNDEELMWRASMVPQIKKYPFNRIPRVAFLFLTRGRLPLAPLWEMFFKGHKGLFSIYIHTSPDFNYEPPPSSVFYKRRIPSQAVQWGRSTMIDAERRLLANALLDISNERFILLSESCIPLFNFTTIYTYLTNSDQSFLGSFDDPRKIGRGRYNKRMYPNITLFDWRKGSQWFEIHRELAVKIVSDVLYYPVFKNHCVPPCYMDEHYLPTLVNKVCPGLTSNRSVTWVDWSAGGSHPMTFLKKDVTEEFLKSVGSELNCSYNGKMSSICFLFGRKFHPSTLQPLLRIAPKLLGFG; the protein is encoded by the exons atgaGTTTCCATCTTGGTACCACCATAGTTCTTACATTATTTGTCTCATTTTCTGCATTACTATTAGGCTTGTTCATCAattatcaattcaacaagatTGTTGTCTATGAAGATTTCTACTTGCCTCACCAATCACCAATTTACAATCTCTCCATCTCTACACATCTTGTTTGTAACTCATCTTCGTCTGATTCTAGTTCTAATAGGACCATGGAGGAGTTGAATGATGTTTGGCACTCGATGAACGATGAAGAACTTATGTGGAGAGCTTCAATGGTACCTCAAATCAAGAAGTACCCGTTTAATCGAATCCCAAGAGTGGCATTCTTGTTCTTAACAAGGGGTAGATTGCCATTGGCACCTCTTTGGGAGATGTTCTTTAAAGGACATAAAGGGTTGTTCTCAATATACATTCATACTTCACCTGATTTCAACTATGAACCTCCTCCATCATCTGTGTTTTATAAAAGAAGGATCCCTAGCCAG GCTGTGCAATGGGGAAGATCAACTATGATTGATGCAGAGAGAAGACTCTTAGCAAATGCACTTTTAGACATTTCCAATGAAAGATTCATATTACTCTCTGAATCATGCATTCCTCTGTTTAATTTCACAACCATCTACACTTACCTCACAAATTCTGACCAAAGTTTCCTCGGATCATTTGATGATCCGAGGAAAATAGGTCGTGGTAGGTACAACAAACGTATGTACCCGAACATAACACTTTTCGATTGGAGAAAAGGTTCACAATGGTTTGAAATACATCGCGAACTTGCAGTAAAAATAGTCTCTGATGTGTTGTATTACCCTGTTTTTAAGAACCATTGTGTGCCACCATGTTACATGGATGAACATTATTTACCTACATTGGTGAATAAAGTTTGTCCGGGATTAACGTCAAATCGGAGCGTTACGTGGGTTGATTGGTCAGCTGGTGGTTCGCACCcgatgacatttttgaagaaagATGTGACAGAGGAGTTTTTGAAAAGTGTTGGGAGTGAGTTGAATTGTAGTTATAATGGAAAAATGAGttcaatttgttttctttttgggaGGAAATTTCATCCTAGTACTTTGCAACCTTTACTTAGGATTGCACCAAAGTTGCTTGGTTTTGgttga
- the LOC101249916 gene encoding glycosyltransferase BC10-like isoform X2 encodes MDLVCYNQEIHHLPYIQRDFWRKKVRMNPFCPSISALEQGRVSNRTMEELNDVWHSMNDEELMWRASMVPQIKKYPFNRIPRVAFLFLTRGRLPLAPLWEMFFKGHKGLFSIYIHTSPDFNYEPPPSSVFYKRRIPSQAVQWGRSTMIDAERRLLANALLDISNERFILLSESCIPLFNFTTIYTYLTNSDQSFLGSFDDPRKIGRGRYNKRMYPNITLFDWRKGSQWFEIHRELAVKIVSDVLYYPVFKNHCVPPCYMDEHYLPTLVNKVCPGLTSNRSVTWVDWSAGGSHPMTFLKKDVTEEFLKSVGSELNCSYNGKMSSICFLFGRKFHPSTLQPLLRIAPKLLGFG; translated from the exons ATGGATTTGGTTTGCTACAATCAGGAGATTCATCATCTACCATATATACAACGTGATTTTTGGCGGAAGAAGGTCCGGATGAACCCCTTTTGCCCCTCTATCTCCGCCCTGGAGCAGGGTCGTGT TTCTAATAGGACCATGGAGGAGTTGAATGATGTTTGGCACTCGATGAACGATGAAGAACTTATGTGGAGAGCTTCAATGGTACCTCAAATCAAGAAGTACCCGTTTAATCGAATCCCAAGAGTGGCATTCTTGTTCTTAACAAGGGGTAGATTGCCATTGGCACCTCTTTGGGAGATGTTCTTTAAAGGACATAAAGGGTTGTTCTCAATATACATTCATACTTCACCTGATTTCAACTATGAACCTCCTCCATCATCTGTGTTTTATAAAAGAAGGATCCCTAGCCAG GCTGTGCAATGGGGAAGATCAACTATGATTGATGCAGAGAGAAGACTCTTAGCAAATGCACTTTTAGACATTTCCAATGAAAGATTCATATTACTCTCTGAATCATGCATTCCTCTGTTTAATTTCACAACCATCTACACTTACCTCACAAATTCTGACCAAAGTTTCCTCGGATCATTTGATGATCCGAGGAAAATAGGTCGTGGTAGGTACAACAAACGTATGTACCCGAACATAACACTTTTCGATTGGAGAAAAGGTTCACAATGGTTTGAAATACATCGCGAACTTGCAGTAAAAATAGTCTCTGATGTGTTGTATTACCCTGTTTTTAAGAACCATTGTGTGCCACCATGTTACATGGATGAACATTATTTACCTACATTGGTGAATAAAGTTTGTCCGGGATTAACGTCAAATCGGAGCGTTACGTGGGTTGATTGGTCAGCTGGTGGTTCGCACCcgatgacatttttgaagaaagATGTGACAGAGGAGTTTTTGAAAAGTGTTGGGAGTGAGTTGAATTGTAGTTATAATGGAAAAATGAGttcaatttgttttctttttgggaGGAAATTTCATCCTAGTACTTTGCAACCTTTACTTAGGATTGCACCAAAGTTGCTTGGTTTTGgttga